The genomic interval TCTTGCCCAGGCTCAAGGCGCAGGCGGCGGGCAAGCCCTTCATCGTGGCGGGGCACAGCCTGGGCGGCCAGTTCGCGCTGCTCCACGCCAGTCAGAACCCCGGCCAGGTGGATGGCGTCATCGTCCTGGCGGGAGGCTCCAACTACTACGGCTCCATGCCCTCGGGGATGAAGTTCAAGCGCCACATGGGCATCCGCCTGGTGCGCGCCATTGACCAGATGCTGGGCTATTTCCCGGGCCACAAGGTGGGCTTTGGCGGCCGGCAGCCGTTGAACATGATTCTCGACTGGACGCATGAGGCCCTCACGGGCCGCTACAAGGTCACCGGGGACACGGTGGACTACGACGCGGCGCTGGCCCGGCTCCAAATCCCCGTGCTCATCGTGTCCCTGTCCGGAGACCCGCTGGTGCCCAAGACGTGCGCGGACTTCCTCGCGGGCAAGCTGCCCCAAGCGCGGGTGACGCAGGTGGAGCTGCAGGCCAGCGACTACGGGATGAAGGTGTTCCACCACTTCCGCTGGGTGCGCAAGCCGGAGCCTGTTCTCGAGCAGGTGGAGAAATGGTTCCAGGGCATGAGTGCTCCACAAGGTGGGGTGGCCTCCGCCTAGGAGACCTCCCAGCCGGCCCCGCCTCCAGCGCGAGGCGGGGACCGGGTGCACCGAAGCCTCAGCCCATCGTCTGGTCGACCTTGGGCTTCTCCTCGGCCAGCAGGCCCCCCTGGCGCATGATTTCCGCGGGGACGGGGCGC from Myxococcus stipitatus carries:
- a CDS encoding alpha/beta hydrolase family protein, which codes for MRTQQEQLPDQTQTVIEWFGEQTSDAKGLIAFLPALGVGVEFYRGLAETWAKLGYRVATVELRGMKQSSVQDVKRQNFGYKEIINVDLATLLPRLKAQAAGKPFIVAGHSLGGQFALLHASQNPGQVDGVIVLAGGSNYYGSMPSGMKFKRHMGIRLVRAIDQMLGYFPGHKVGFGGRQPLNMILDWTHEALTGRYKVTGDTVDYDAALARLQIPVLIVSLSGDPLVPKTCADFLAGKLPQARVTQVELQASDYGMKVFHHFRWVRKPEPVLEQVEKWFQGMSAPQGGVASA